From the genome of Haloterrigena sp. KLK7, one region includes:
- a CDS encoding gas vesicle protein K: MTQIDVGDGEDARQGLVTLVVTVVEILMDALEREAVRRMESGNLADEEIERLGEQLATIEAEIEQLKEDEGIEDGVDDLRGDLNGLVNDAIEQLHGEPRAMNKPGYSVLGGDEE; this comes from the coding sequence ATGACCCAGATCGACGTCGGCGACGGCGAGGACGCGCGCCAGGGGCTGGTCACGCTCGTCGTCACCGTCGTAGAGATCCTGATGGACGCCTTAGAGCGCGAGGCGGTGCGCCGCATGGAGTCGGGGAACCTCGCCGACGAGGAGATCGAACGGCTCGGCGAACAGCTCGCGACGATCGAGGCGGAGATCGAGCAACTCAAAGAGGACGAGGGGATCGAGGACGGCGTCGACGACCTGCGCGGCGACCTGAACGGACTGGTCAACGACGCGATCGAACAGCTCCACGGCGAACCGCGAGCCATGAATAAACCCGGCTACTCCGTGCTCGGAGGTGACGAGGAGTGA
- the gvpL gene encoding gas vesicle protein GvpL, with the protein MSSERSDERLEDIADAESIDDLEGIDDFDDLEEAVDDAIPEIDDGRYLYCIVRADEGAAFEATGVDGEPVSIVAADGIGAVVHETDGIYDSADLTQVRRWLVRHQTIVDEAAQEFGTPIPFQFDTILRGGDEGVREWLREESDTLDRALSGLAGHWEYRVEVAEIDPIDDDALIERDDRLGELADQIDDSGSGTSFLLEKKLEQRLTELRAARRESITADLQERLADAAREVHSLERSPTASLSDDIADEAEQRDGETLCRLTLLAHEDEEEAIGSILDDVAANDGFEVRFTGPWPPYTFAPELGGDESTDTQPHP; encoded by the coding sequence GTGAGCTCCGAACGGTCCGACGAACGGCTCGAGGACATCGCCGACGCCGAAAGCATCGACGACCTCGAGGGGATCGACGATTTCGACGACCTCGAGGAGGCCGTCGACGACGCGATCCCCGAGATCGACGACGGGCGGTACCTCTACTGTATCGTCCGGGCCGACGAGGGCGCGGCGTTCGAGGCGACCGGCGTCGACGGCGAACCCGTCTCGATCGTGGCCGCGGACGGCATCGGCGCGGTCGTCCACGAAACCGACGGCATCTACGATTCAGCGGACCTCACGCAGGTCCGCCGCTGGCTCGTCCGCCACCAGACGATCGTCGACGAGGCCGCCCAGGAGTTCGGCACGCCGATCCCGTTCCAGTTCGACACGATCCTCCGGGGCGGTGACGAGGGCGTCCGCGAGTGGCTCCGCGAGGAGTCCGATACGCTCGACCGCGCGCTCTCGGGACTGGCGGGCCACTGGGAGTACCGCGTCGAGGTCGCCGAGATCGATCCCATCGACGACGACGCGCTGATCGAGCGCGACGACCGACTGGGGGAGCTCGCCGATCAGATCGACGACTCCGGGTCCGGGACGTCGTTCCTGCTCGAGAAGAAACTCGAGCAGCGCCTGACCGAACTGCGGGCGGCCCGCCGCGAGTCGATCACGGCCGATCTCCAGGAGCGACTCGCGGACGCCGCGCGGGAGGTCCACAGCCTCGAGCGGTCGCCGACGGCGTCGTTGTCCGATGACATCGCCGACGAGGCCGAACAACGCGACGGCGAAACGCTCTGTCGACTGACGCTGCTCGCCCACGAGGACGAGGAGGAGGCGATCGGCTCGATCCTCGACGACGTGGCGGCAAACGACGGCTTCGAGGTCCGGTTCACGGGGCCGTGGCCGCCGTACACGTTCGCGCCGGAACTGGGCGGCGACGAATCGACCGATACCCAGCCACACCCATGA
- the gvpM gene encoding gas vesicle protein GvpM translates to MRPRKDEETLVDVLDVLLRDGAVLRADVIVSVAGIPLVGLKLTAAIAGMETMTEYGFFEEWDVERRQTSVTRRQHKKKKKRKRKRAPDELERITVGSTPEGERSRDRGDESPRERTDERSRPDSDERSEGDDPERSRADDE, encoded by the coding sequence ATGAGACCCCGAAAGGACGAAGAGACGCTCGTCGACGTGCTCGACGTACTGCTCAGGGACGGCGCCGTCCTCCGTGCGGACGTCATCGTCTCGGTCGCGGGGATCCCGCTGGTCGGTCTCAAACTCACGGCCGCCATCGCCGGGATGGAGACGATGACCGAGTACGGCTTCTTCGAGGAGTGGGACGTCGAACGGCGCCAAACGTCGGTCACTCGCCGTCAGCACAAGAAGAAAAAGAAGCGAAAACGGAAGCGGGCGCCGGACGAACTCGAGCGGATCACGGTCGGGTCGACGCCGGAGGGCGAGCGATCCCGCGACCGCGGCGACGAGTCGCCTCGAGAACGCACCGACGAGCGCTCTCGGCCGGACAGCGACGAGCGATCCGAGGGGGACGATCCCGAACGCTCCCGAGCGGACGACGAGTGA